The following nucleotide sequence is from Vibrio fluvialis.
TTTAGGCGCTATAGCTATAAACTCTCTCATTTTATCTGTGGAATCAGCAGTCCAAAAACCGGCACCTTCCTTTGGAGGGGGTACAGGAAAAACCCTTCCTTTTCTGCGATACAAAACATCAACCTGTTTTTCATAACCAGTCAATGTTGCCGATGAAGCAAGGATTTTCGGTTTTCTATCGCAAAGCTCTTCCTCAAGGGAATCGAAAATAGCCTCATAATGAGCATCAACAGCCCCAAGACTATCTCGAAGCAAGTGAAGCTCGTCTTGTAACCTGAACGAGGGCCCAAACCGCTTTACATCCATTCCCAGGTCACACACCTCACCTTTACAGCCAGGAACCAAACATCCATTAGGCTTTTGACTTCTTCGGGAATATGTATAGCCATGACCTTTGGAGCATTTTCCTTTGGGAGCCCCCAACAGTCCCCTCATTGCAGTCTGCATAGATACGGATGCTGCTTTATCAAGTGTGCCAACGACAACTGTTGGAAGAAATCTATATATTTCATCGTCAACAACATATATCGGCAGGGGCTCTCCTTGGGTTATACAAGATGCGCTTGTGCACTTGTGGTATAAACGCCAACTTGCTCTATCGAAGTCCATTTCAATTGTTTTGTCATGACAATACGGGCAGGAATCTAGCACTTGATACTTTGAAGGCATCCCTGGATCATCTATATCCGGCTGCCCTGGCTCCGCATCTACAGGGATCGAATTAGGAGTAGCTCCATTACCAACAAAGAACCCTAGAGAAAATCTAGCTCCTTGGATATTATGTTTTTTTCTGACTATATCAGCAGCAGCTATTGCATTAGCAAAACGCTGAGTTTGTTGTAGAGAAAGCATTCTCAAAGGAAATCGGCTCCATGCCGTGATTCCTGAGCTTTTACCAGTAAGGCGATCGTAAATTGAAGCAGTTATCAAAAGCCCGAGGTAAGTTTCTGTTTTCCCTCCCCCTGTAGCAAACCACACCACATCTGCAATGTCCGCCTCATCTTTTTGATCAACAATTGAACCTAAATTTGCGAGCAAGAAGCCAAACTGGAAGCTTCTCCATGAGGTATACTTGCCATTAGAACTTAAACTCATCGCTTCATTCATGCAGGTAAAAGCTGTAAATAACTCGCTGTTTGTTTCAAGGAGCTTAATGCCGTTTTTAATCCTGTCACACTCTTCGTCAAATTGTCGCGAAGAATCTAGAGCGCTATTTAACGCCTCTTCTGACCATTGCTCTTCTTTAGACCTCGCCCTTAAGGCATGCTCTGACCAATTTTCATTACCCCAACTAATTAGATATTCTAGTAAAAGATTGGATGACTTAATTGGATCTTCAGACAGAAGCATGAAATCGAATGAGGGGGGAGACCCACTGACATTCCAGTACTTAGGTCGGAACCTGTCTACCGAAATAGCATCTTCAGTTTGAAAAGCCCCATCACTCCCCAAGACAATCCCACAATTTATACCGTATGCTGGTACCTTCCGATCATAGCGAAAGGAATCCTCTAAAGCGGACAAGAGGTAAGGTTTAGTAACGAGGCCCTTAATAGACATTTCACATTGATAAAAACGAGTATCCGATAATTCTGAGCATTCTTTTGGTGAGGTGTTAACCAGCGTAATAAACAGCTCAAAATCTGAGTACTGATCTTGTCCAATTTCAACTTCTATTGCAGCGGATAAGCCCTTTGTCCCAATAACTCTAGTAATTTCACTGGAGAGCTCATCCTCTAACAGTCTACTTTTGCCAAGTTCACTCTTAATTGATATTTCGCGGGAAACTTTTACCTGTTCAGATTTAATCCAGTGAGAACTACCTTTCATTTTTAACCAAACATGAAACCCAACATTTAATTCTAGTTTCCATTTTTCTTCGTTAGGGCCTCCAGGTTTCAACTTTATACCAAAAGCACAAGGCTCTAGCCGTTCACCTTTTTCCCCCCAGTCGCTTTCTTTGACTGCCTGCTCAGACTGTATCCTCCCCAACCAATATTTTCCTGATGGTTTAACAGCTATTGAACTATCGCAATCACCTCGACCAACCTGTGTCATTCGCTGACCCAGCCAAGTTACAAACTTTTCTTGAGCATCCTGTATATTCATTTAATTTCCGTTTGTATTAATCGTCTAAAAAGTTTTCTTGTAAGACAGAAGCACTACTTGGCCGTCTTAGCTTTTTCAATGCCTCAGCTTCAATTTGCCGTATCCGCTCCCTAGTTACTCCGAACATTTCTCCTATATATTCCAATGTCCTTTCTTCTTGGTTGTCGGACAACCCAAACCTATGCGCAAGCACCTCTATTTCTCTATCTTTCAAAATCGCTAAGTGCTCTTTTATTCCGGCTGTTAATTCCTGTGAATTAATCTCGTCTTCAGGGGACGGTATATCCGCAACTAAAAAATCCTTCAGTGAATATTCCCCATCATGCTTTAATTCGTCTAAGGAACTCGGTTGTATAGCAGAAATAGCCCAACAAAAGTGCACCTCTTCAACGCTCCAATTTAATTCTTCTGCAACTTCATAAGGTTTTGGTGATTTGCCGTTTTTTATAGCTGAAAGTGCAGAGACGGCTTTTTTAAATAACTGCACCTTATTGTGCATATGAACCGGCACGCGAATTGTTAGTCCTTTATCAACAATTGCTCTTTCAATTGCTTGTTTTATCCACCACACCGCATATGTAGAAAACTTAAACCCCAAATCTGGATCAAATTTTTCAACAGCTCGACTTAATCCTATGATCCCTTCTTGGAATAAGTCCTCTACCGTAAGATCTGCACTAACACTGAAGTATGATACGACTTTTCTAACCAGCCTTAAGTTAGCTAAGACCATAGCTTCCTTAGCCTTTCGTCCATTTTCAACAATTATGTTTAAGTGCTTATGTGTAATTATATCATCACAAGAATGACTATCTTGAACTTGCATAGCCAACTTTATTGTACGGCCTAACTTCACCTCATCTTCTTTTGTTAATAAGTTATATCTATTTATAAAGCTAAAATTTGAAGATGATCCCGCTTCAACCGTCTCATCAATGAGCTCAATATCATCGTCATTCAATTCCCCCCATTCGACAGGAATTCCTTGTGACATAAGCTCTTCGATAACATTGCTGCTTTCATCGACTGACAATTCCCGCTTTACAAATATTTTTGTTAGAGCTTCTTGAGATAGCTTTTCTCCTGTTCGCTCATAGTCACCAACTAAATCTCGTATGGTTTTCTCAACTATTTCATTTTTCATTAATTTCCCTATTACCAACCGATTCGCTGAGTAAAACAAATCCACTTAAATTACGATTTTAGCCGTTCACTCATTCTTTGAGTCCATTTATCAATATCCTCTCCTGTCAACGCCCCGCCTTGTTTCGACTTCTGATGCGGCACCCAAAAGTGGTTATCCGCGCCGACTAGTTTGTCCAAATGCTCTTTCGGCCAAGAAAGGGACGCCTTTAGCAGCTGTTTTTCGATCTCGTATAGGTGAGGCTCGATATCTCTGATTGCGCAGGCACGAATCACTCTGGTCGACAAGGCCTTGGCAGCATCCGAGGTATCGACTTCCAACAGGTAGTACCCGGTAGTGTCGGCAGTAACATGGGCGACGGACATGCATCTGGGTTCACCATCCGGTTCCACCACATGCTTTTTGCATTTACCGATAACCGGCAGCTTTCTGAGTTTGTATATGACAATCCGGCAGCCATGCGTCTCCTCAAGCAGTTCGAGCATTTTGAAGTAGCTGGCGAATTTGTTCAGATACAGGTGGGCGTCGTCGGTTTGGTCGTTCATGTTGTCCCAATCGGCACTAGGCAGGTCGCCGCCAGGCCCCTGTTCTTCGGTACT
It contains:
- a CDS encoding C-terminal helicase domain-containing protein; translated protein: MNIQDAQEKFVTWLGQRMTQVGRGDCDSSIAVKPSGKYWLGRIQSEQAVKESDWGEKGERLEPCAFGIKLKPGGPNEEKWKLELNVGFHVWLKMKGSSHWIKSEQVKVSREISIKSELGKSRLLEDELSSEITRVIGTKGLSAAIEVEIGQDQYSDFELFITLVNTSPKECSELSDTRFYQCEMSIKGLVTKPYLLSALEDSFRYDRKVPAYGINCGIVLGSDGAFQTEDAISVDRFRPKYWNVSGSPPSFDFMLLSEDPIKSSNLLLEYLISWGNENWSEHALRARSKEEQWSEEALNSALDSSRQFDEECDRIKNGIKLLETNSELFTAFTCMNEAMSLSSNGKYTSWRSFQFGFLLANLGSIVDQKDEADIADVVWFATGGGKTETYLGLLITASIYDRLTGKSSGITAWSRFPLRMLSLQQTQRFANAIAAADIVRKKHNIQGARFSLGFFVGNGATPNSIPVDAEPGQPDIDDPGMPSKYQVLDSCPYCHDKTIEMDFDRASWRLYHKCTSASCITQGEPLPIYVVDDEIYRFLPTVVVGTLDKAASVSMQTAMRGLLGAPKGKCSKGHGYTYSRRSQKPNGCLVPGCKGEVCDLGMDVKRFGPSFRLQDELHLLRDSLGAVDAHYEAIFDSLEEELCDRKPKILASSATLTGYEKQVDVLYRRKGRVFPVPPPKEGAGFWTADSTDKMREFIAIAPKGVTIEYTVDRLLAELQKSIRRLQEHPQETCSEIGIPIHFSEELVSLYGTNVVYGNTIRDLEAVTRSAETQLSEVHGKINIASLTGKTEFKEVSNILNRLDNPESEFDERLHIIAASSMMSHGVDIDRLNIMVMLGIPLSTAEFIQATARVGRRYPSLVFVVHKIGRERDAGIYRSFSQFVSQGDRFVDPVPISKRSRQVLNRTISGLLLARLIMIHEYDSEIPLTTVKALREYYNNGNFDSGKEARKLIQALELEGDLDSHIRADIEEWIEGFESNIKEPPNSAIFPSELSPTERPPMRSLRDVEKQVPIRAFVMKNSGRKK
- a CDS encoding sigma-70 family RNA polymerase sigma factor, whose protein sequence is MKNEIVEKTIRDLVGDYERTGEKLSQEALTKIFVKRELSVDESSNVIEELMSQGIPVEWGELNDDDIELIDETVEAGSSSNFSFINRYNLLTKEDEVKLGRTIKLAMQVQDSHSCDDIITHKHLNIIVENGRKAKEAMVLANLRLVRKVVSYFSVSADLTVEDLFQEGIIGLSRAVEKFDPDLGFKFSTYAVWWIKQAIERAIVDKGLTIRVPVHMHNKVQLFKKAVSALSAIKNGKSPKPYEVAEELNWSVEEVHFCWAISAIQPSSLDELKHDGEYSLKDFLVADIPSPEDEINSQELTAGIKEHLAILKDREIEVLAHRFGLSDNQEERTLEYIGEMFGVTRERIRQIEAEALKKLRRPSSASVLQENFLDD